The following is a genomic window from Cyanobacterium sp. T60_A2020_053.
GAAACTGCCGCTCGTAGTTACTTTAATAAATCTGCTTCAGAATTAAATCTCGCTGAATCTGCCATGATGGCAGGAATTATCCAAGCGCCCGAAGTTTTCAGCCCTTTCAATGATTACCCTTTAGCTAAACAGCGACAGGCGCTGGTGCTTAACCGTATGACAGAAATAGGCTGGATTACCCCTCAAGAAGCGGAAGAAGCTAAAAAAGAACCTTTACTGATCGGCAAACCCCAAGCATGGCAACAAAGCAAATTACCTTTTATTACCGATGCCGTCAGACGAGATTTAAATGAACGTTTTGGCTCTGATTTACTGCTCAGAGGAGGAATCAATGTGCAAACTACCATTGATTATCAAATGCAGTTGAGGGCGCAGGAAGCGGTACAAAAAGCCCATCGCAACCTGTTGGGAAGGGGAACAAATGCCGATCAAGTGGCACTGGTAGCCATTGATCCTCGTACTCACTTTCTCAAAGCCATCGTCGGGGGTGTGGACTATGAAGAAAGCCAATTTAACCGAGCGTTACAGTCACGGCGCCAACCCGGCTCAGCGTTCAAACCTTTAGTTTTTTATACTGCCTTTGCCTCAGGAAAATATACCCCATCCAGCAGTATAGCTAATTTCTCTAAGGGTTATCGAGATGGTTCAGGTCTTTATCGCCCCCAAAACTACGGCGGTAGTCTAGGAGGTGGGAGTGTCAGCATCAATGACGCTTTACGTTTATCTCTTAATATTCCAGCCGTTGTTTTAGGTCAAGAAGTAGGTTTAGATAATGTTATTAAAGTGGCAAAAACCCTTGGGATAGAAAGCCCTTTACAACCCGTTGTATCTCTTCCCCTTGGTCCTATTGGTGTTACCCCCATGGAAATGGCTGGAATGTATGCGACTTTTGCCAGTAATGGTTGGCAATCTGAGACTACAATGATACTACAAGTTAAAGATCGTTTTGGGAATGTTCTCATTGACAATACCCCTAAACCACAATTAGTTTTGGATGAGTGGGCAACAGCTACTTTAACTACTGTAATGCAGAATGTCATCCGTAATGGTACAGCTACCAATGCTAATATTGGCAGACCTGCGGCGGGTAAAACTGGTACAACCAGTGGTGAAAAAGATGTCTGGTTTGTGGGTTATGTACCACAATTATCCGTTGCTGTGTGGGTAGGTAATGATGATTTTAGTAAAACGTTAGGGCGAGGTGTGACGGGAGGAACTCATGCGGCACCCATCTGGCGTGATTTTATGCGTATGGCTTTAGCTAATGAACCTGTGTTACAATTCCCCGCCGCTTCTCAGTTTCCGCGCCCTGAACCTGATGAAAAAAAATAATGAGTGAGTAAGGCAGACCCTAGATAAGGCACTATTTCTAAATCCACTTCCCCACCCTAACATTTAAAGAGAAAAAGAGCGAGAAGCCCAATCACCACAGCGCCCGACAGCGTCTAACCAACGCTCGTATAATAATTTACGTTGACTATCCTTAATTTTTGGTTCAAAAATAGTGCTTTTGGTTTCCAACTGCTGAATTTCATCTAAATCACGCCAAAAACCGGTGCCTAAACCAGCAAAATAAGCCACACCGCGTGCGGTTAATTCAATTTCCGTTGGTCTTTCCACAGGAATCCCCAATAAATCCGCTTGGAATTGCAACAAAAAGTTACTTTGAGTAGCGCCCCCATCCACTTTCAATAACTGTAAGGATTGCCCCGAATCCTGCTCTAAACTACGCACTACGTCACATACCTGAAAAGCAATACCTTCTAGGGTGGCGCGCGCTATATGAGCTTTTGTCGTGGCGCGACTAATACCCACAATAGCACCTCTAGCATATTGATCCCAATAGGGCGAACCCAAACCAGCTAAAGCAGGAACAAAATAAACATCCCCCGTATCAGCCACAGACTCAGCAAGGCTACTAATATCACTAGCTTTGTCGATAATCCCTAAACCATCCCTTAACCAAGTAATAGCAGCGCCCGCCGACAAAATACTACCCTCTAAACCGTAGGTAATTTCACCATGCAAACTCCAACAAATAGTTGATAATAAACTTTTTTCAGAAGGTACTAAATTTTTGCCCGTGGGGGAGATCAAAAAACATCCTGTACCATAGGTATTTTTAGCGATACCGGGGTGAAAACCCGTATGACCGAAAGTTGCAGCCTGTTGGTCTCCTGCCACCCCAGCGATGGGAATTTCTGCCCCAAAAATATCCCCATCAGTATAAGCAATAATACCGCTCGAATCGCATAACTGAGGCAAAATTGACATGGGTATATCAAATAATTCCGCCAGTAAAACATCCCACTTCACCTTATTAACATTCAAAAGCAAAGTCCGAGAAGCATTACTAACATCGGTAACGTGGGTTTTTCCCCCTGTCAAGTTCCAAATCAACCAACTATCAATGGTGCCGAAGGCTAATTTTCCTTGACTTGCTAACTCCCTAGCGCCCTCCACCATGTCCAAAATCCATTGTACTTTACTGGCAGAAAAGTAAGCATCCAATAGTAAACCAGAGCGACTTTTGACTTCTTTTTGTAAATTGCGACCTTTTAGATCATCAATTACCGATGACGTGCGCCGATCTTGCCACACAATAGCATTATAGATCGGCTTACCCGTGTCTCTGTGCCATACTACGGTGGTTTCTCTTTGGTTGGTAATACCAATGCCTTCGATTTGATTTAAACTGATTTTCCCTTTTTGACATACTTCTGTCACCACTGTTAATACAGATTGCCAAATTTCGAGGGCATCGTGTTCCACTTCCCCCGGATTAGGATAATATTGGCTAAACTCTTGGTGGGCGCTGGCGAAAATATGACCGTTTTTTTGGAATAAAATCGCCCTTGAACTGGTTGTGCCTTGATCTATGGCTAAAATATATTTTGTCATTGTGTTTATTAATACAAACTATGGCGATCCTACTAAATCCCTTGTTTGTTAAGCAACATTATTAACAAAATATAACGTTATGTACCAATGCTAAATGAGTCGTGGCAATTAAGTTAGTAAAAAAGGCAAGAGGCAACGGGTAAAAGGCAACAGGGATTGATTTTTTATGAATGATTTAGGACTGCTATATTTTGGACAATGCAAAATTACCAGTGATAAAAACTTCTTACTTTTTACTTATTACTTTTTACTTGATCACCCCTTAATTTCCCTAATCTTTTTCGTCATTAAAACTACGAAAAAAATTACAGTGGGAGTTAACACAATGGGTAAAGCTAGATCAGTTTGATTAAGTAAATTAAAATTACTTAAAACATATTTAATAAAAAAAGATACAACGGCAGAAATTAGGAAAACTTTAGCGATAAAAAAAAGATTGTTATTGACCATAACAAGATAATTGCCGTGAAATTTATTGTAATTTTTTCTTGATAAAAGTAACCAACTGATTAATTTGTTTTTTCATTTTATTCACTTCCCCTTCTAAATGGGCAACTCTGGCGGTGAGTTTTGCCACATCTTCACCACCAGCAGAAGTAACTTTTGCCATTGGTTGAGAGTCTGACTCTTCTTGCACAAGTTTAGCTAGTTTCTTCGATCTTTCCATGGCATCTCGAATGCCTTGTACTAACTGTTTTGGATCGAAGGGTTTTTCGAGAAAGGCGAAAAACTCAAAAGGTTCAGGTATTTTATCGGTTACTTCATCTTTTCTACCTGACATGAGAAGTAAAGGAATGGCTTTCAATTTCGGATTACTCTGAATTTCTTGATAAACTTCCCAACCGCTCATTTTCGGCAAAAAGAAATCCAACATAATGATATGAGGGTTACTGGTTTTAATTAATTCCATGCCTTGCGCGCCGTCTTTGGCTTCTACTACATCGAATTTACCTTTTGGTAACATTTCTTTCACAGTACGTCTGATCACCATACTATCGTCAATCACTAAAATTTTATGGTTTGCCACGAAATTTCTGCTCCTTTTTTTATTACTAACCAGTATTGTAAAACTGTATCAATTCTATAGGCAAATTAGTTATTCTAGAAATAAGAAATAATTTTTTTTAGTTTTATGACATCAAGGGTAATGCCCAGCGCCCTCCTCCCCAGTTGGTTAAAAGCGCCCATCGGCAAAGCATCGGAAATTTCACAGGTACAAAAAATCGTCAAAGAAAGACAAATCCATACTATTTGCGAGGAAGGGCGCTGTCCTAATCGTGGGGAGTGTTATAGTCAGGGTACAGCAACATTTTTGTTAATGGGTCCCACTTGCACCAGAAGTTGCGCATTTTGTCAAGTGGATAAAGGTCATGCGCCCATGCCCCTCGACCCAGAAGAACCGCAGAAGGTGGCAGAAGCTGTTAAATTACTAGGTTTAACCTATGTGGTGTTAACTTCCGTTGCCCGTGATGATTTAGGGGATGGGGGCGCTGGTTGGTTTGTGACGGTAATGGGTGAAGTGCGCCGTCTTAATCCTCAAACAAAAATGGAAGTTTTAACCCCTGATTTCGGTAACGATGAAGCCAAACAAGCCCAACGGGTAGCAACGGTTGTTAAAGCTAATCCTGCTTGTTATAACCATAACCTCGAAACCGTAGAACGTTTACAAAATCCCGTGCGTCGGGGAGGGCGCTATGGGCGCTCGTTAAGGGTACTAGAATTAGTTAAAGAATTTAACCCCAAAATTCCCACTAAGTCTGGTTTAATGCTCGGTTTAGGGGAAACCAAAGAGGAAATTATTAAAACTCTACAGGATTTAAGGGCGGTAAATTGTGATCGCCTTACTTTAGGGCAATATATGCGCCCTTCCCTCGCCCACTTACCTGTGGAAAAATATTGGACTCCTGAAGAATTTACCGAATTAGGGGAAATTGCCGAAAACTTAGGTTTTAATCATGTGCGGAGTGCGCCTCTCGTGCGCAGTTCTTACCATGCGGGAATATAAAAAAGCCCCTCACCCACTGGGAGAGGGGTTGGGGTGAAAGCTACCAACTAGATTTAACCACACCGGGTAATAAACCTTTATGAGCCCATTCTCTAAGTACATTACGAGATAAACCAAAGTCACGATAATAACCTCTAGGTCTGCCTGTTACCCAACAACGGTTACGTTGGCGCACGGGAGAGCTATTGAGGGGTAATTTTTGTAGTTCGCGCTGAAGTTGTAGTTTTTCTAGGGGGTCTTCGGCTAGGCGAAACTGTTCTTTCAATT
Proteins encoded in this region:
- a CDS encoding response regulator yields the protein MANHKILVIDDSMVIRRTVKEMLPKGKFDVVEAKDGAQGMELIKTSNPHIIMLDFFLPKMSGWEVYQEIQSNPKLKAIPLLLMSGRKDEVTDKIPEPFEFFAFLEKPFDPKQLVQGIRDAMERSKKLAKLVQEESDSQPMAKVTSAGGEDVAKLTARVAHLEGEVNKMKKQINQLVTFIKKKLQ
- the lipA gene encoding lipoyl synthase; translation: MTSRVMPSALLPSWLKAPIGKASEISQVQKIVKERQIHTICEEGRCPNRGECYSQGTATFLLMGPTCTRSCAFCQVDKGHAPMPLDPEEPQKVAEAVKLLGLTYVVLTSVARDDLGDGGAGWFVTVMGEVRRLNPQTKMEVLTPDFGNDEAKQAQRVATVVKANPACYNHNLETVERLQNPVRRGGRYGRSLRVLELVKEFNPKIPTKSGLMLGLGETKEEIIKTLQDLRAVNCDRLTLGQYMRPSLAHLPVEKYWTPEEFTELGEIAENLGFNHVRSAPLVRSSYHAGI
- a CDS encoding PBP1A family penicillin-binding protein; this translates as MSSTTVKVITKSPKQNKPLDFLWGVTKVAGGTFLGLSLFTTSVVAGGLVGLAISFRNLPDVRVLKNHVPAQTSYVYDIKGTLLTGFHSEENRILVNFEDISPELKRAVLAIEDSNFYTHNGVNPYSVARALVVNYRSGDVREGASTLTMQLVKNLLLTPERSFSRKLAEAVLAMRLEQAFEKNEIFDMYLNNIYWGHNNYGAETAARSYFNKSASELNLAESAMMAGIIQAPEVFSPFNDYPLAKQRQALVLNRMTEIGWITPQEAEEAKKEPLLIGKPQAWQQSKLPFITDAVRRDLNERFGSDLLLRGGINVQTTIDYQMQLRAQEAVQKAHRNLLGRGTNADQVALVAIDPRTHFLKAIVGGVDYEESQFNRALQSRRQPGSAFKPLVFYTAFASGKYTPSSSIANFSKGYRDGSGLYRPQNYGGSLGGGSVSINDALRLSLNIPAVVLGQEVGLDNVIKVAKTLGIESPLQPVVSLPLGPIGVTPMEMAGMYATFASNGWQSETTMILQVKDRFGNVLIDNTPKPQLVLDEWATATLTTVMQNVIRNGTATNANIGRPAAGKTGTTSGEKDVWFVGYVPQLSVAVWVGNDDFSKTLGRGVTGGTHAAPIWRDFMRMALANEPVLQFPAASQFPRPEPDEKK
- the glpK gene encoding glycerol kinase GlpK — translated: MTKYILAIDQGTTSSRAILFQKNGHIFASAHQEFSQYYPNPGEVEHDALEIWQSVLTVVTEVCQKGKISLNQIEGIGITNQRETTVVWHRDTGKPIYNAIVWQDRRTSSVIDDLKGRNLQKEVKSRSGLLLDAYFSASKVQWILDMVEGARELASQGKLAFGTIDSWLIWNLTGGKTHVTDVSNASRTLLLNVNKVKWDVLLAELFDIPMSILPQLCDSSGIIAYTDGDIFGAEIPIAGVAGDQQAATFGHTGFHPGIAKNTYGTGCFLISPTGKNLVPSEKSLLSTICWSLHGEITYGLEGSILSAGAAITWLRDGLGIIDKASDISSLAESVADTGDVYFVPALAGLGSPYWDQYARGAIVGISRATTKAHIARATLEGIAFQVCDVVRSLEQDSGQSLQLLKVDGGATQSNFLLQFQADLLGIPVERPTEIELTARGVAYFAGLGTGFWRDLDEIQQLETKSTIFEPKIKDSQRKLLYERWLDAVGRCGDWASRSFSL
- the rpsN gene encoding 30S ribosomal protein S14, whose translation is MAKKSMIAREAKRAKLIAKYADKRAELKEQFRLAEDPLEKLQLQRELQKLPLNSSPVRQRNRCWVTGRPRGYYRDFGLSRNVLREWAHKGLLPGVVKSSW